One genomic segment of Hordeum vulgare subsp. vulgare chromosome 2H, MorexV3_pseudomolecules_assembly, whole genome shotgun sequence includes these proteins:
- the LOC123427679 gene encoding peroxidase 57-like: MALLSAMQGKAALLVVALAVLWLAAGSHAQLQNGFYKGKCGGSDVEVIVQGIVKARFGRDAPIVAHLLRLQFHECAVNGCDGGLLIDGPGTEKTAPPNLSVKGYDLIADVKAELERRCPGVVSCSDIEILATRDAVALAGGQNYAVRTGRRDRRQSKAADVILPAPESTVAQATAFFGKLGLSQMDMVLLLGAHTVGVTHCSVIKSSRLYSYGGRAGATDPSLDPYYAFVYKTYVCPNTASSDDNIVFLDDQPSALKVDTSYYKNLQKRRGVLSVDQNLYGDGSTRWMVDMLANSDNFSWLFPVALVKLSEVNVLTGTQGEIRRVCNTFN; this comes from the exons ATGGCTCTACTATCAGCGATGCAGGGGAAGGCGGCGTTGCTAGTGGTGGCGCTGGCCGTGCTGTGGCTCGCCGCCGGAAGCCACGCGCAGCTGCAGAACGGGTTCTACAAGGGCAAGTGCGGGGGCAGCGACGTGGAGGTCATCGTGCAGGGCATCGTCAAGGCTCGCTTCGGCCGCGACGCCCCCATCGTCGCCCACCTGCTGCGCTTGCAGTTCCACGAGTGCGCCGTCAAC GGCTGCGACGGCGGGCTGCTGATCGACGGCCCCGGCACGGAGAAGACGGCGCCGCCGAACCTGAGCGTCAAGGGCTACGACCTGATCGCGGACGTCAAGGCGGAGCTCGAGAGGCGGTGCCCGGGCGTCGTGTCATGCTCCGACATCGAGATCCTCGCCACCAGGGACGCCGTCGCCCTGGCCGGCGGGCAGAACTACGCCGTGCGCACCGGGAGGAGGGACAGGCGGCAGTCCAAGGCCGCCGACGTGATCCTCCCGGCACCGGAGAGCACGGTCGCGCAGGCCACCGCCTTCTTCGGCAAGCTGGGGCTGAGCCAGATGGACATGGTGCTCCTGCTGGGCGCGCACACGGTGGGCGTCACGCACTGCAGCGTCATCAAGAGCAGCCGGCTGTACAGCTACGGCGGCAGGGCCGGCGCCACGGACCCGAGCCTGGACCCGTACTACGCCTTCGTGTACAAGACCTACGTGTGCCCCAACACGGCGTCTTCGGACGACAACATCGTCTTCCTGGACGACCAGCCGAGCGCGCTCAAGGTGGACACCAGCTACTACAAGAACCTGCAGAAGCGCCGCGGCGTGCTCTCCGTCGACCAGAACCTCTACGGCGACGGCTCCACCAGGTGGATGGTCGACATGCTCGCCAACTCCGACAACTTCAGCTGGCTCTTCCCGGTGGCGCTCGTCAAGCTCAGCGAGGTCAACGTGCTCACCGGCACGCAGGGAGagatccgcagggtctgcaacaCCTTCAACTGA
- the LOC123427680 gene encoding putative RNA methyltransferase At5g10620 isoform X1 — MGVLPWSCRCGLNPSPSKSRGAPARPPPATRGRRSKYTGQSVRVMPMRVLTVGKKRSQGTQLLLEEYKEKLGHYCDVEDTLIKSNPKLTSDVKVQIEAEDASMMQQLKAEDFVVVLDENGKDLISEQIADLIGDAGNTGSSRLTFCIGGPYGLGEQVRERADATIRLSSLVLNHQVALIVLMEQLYRAWTIIKGQKYHH, encoded by the exons ATGGGGGTCTTGCCATGGAGCTGCCGCTGTGGGCTCAACCCTTCCCCCAGCAAGAGCAGGGGTGCGCCCGCGCGTCCTCCTCCTG CTACCCGTGGAAGGAGATCCAAATACACGGGACAATCTGTG AGAGTAATGCCTATGCGTGTGCTAACAGTTGGCAAGAAGAGGTCTCAGGGGACACAACTTCTTCTTGAAGAGTACAAGGAGAAGCTCGGTCACTACTGTGATGTTGAGGACACCCTTATCAAATCCAACCCAAAACTTACAAG TGATGTGAAGGTGCAAATTGAAGCAGAAGACGCGTCTATGATGCAGCAGCTCAAGGCTGAAGATTTT GTCGTTGTGTTGGATGAAAACGGGAAGGATCTTATATCTGAGCAGATAGCTGATCTGATTGGAGACGCTGGCAACACG GGATCATCAAGGCTCACATTTTGTATCGGTGGGCCATATGGTCTTGGGGAGCAAGTACGAGAGCGGGCGGATGCAACAATTAGGCTTTCGTCGCTGGTTTTGAACCACCAAGTTGCTTTAATAGTTCTAATGGAGCAGCTCTACAG GGCATGGACAATCATCAAAGGACAGAAGTATCATCACTAG
- the LOC123427680 gene encoding putative RNA methyltransferase At5g10620 isoform X2: protein MELPLWAQPFPQQEQGCARASSSCYPWKEIQIHGTICVGKKRSQGTQLLLEEYKEKLGHYCDVEDTLIKSNPKLTSDVKVQIEAEDASMMQQLKAEDFVVVLDENGKDLISEQIADLIGDAGNTGSSRLTFCIGGPYGLGEQVRERADATIRLSSLVLNHQVALIVLMEQLYRAWTIIKGQKYHH, encoded by the exons ATGGAGCTGCCGCTGTGGGCTCAACCCTTCCCCCAGCAAGAGCAGGGGTGCGCCCGCGCGTCCTCCTCCTG CTACCCGTGGAAGGAGATCCAAATACACGGGACAATCTGTG TTGGCAAGAAGAGGTCTCAGGGGACACAACTTCTTCTTGAAGAGTACAAGGAGAAGCTCGGTCACTACTGTGATGTTGAGGACACCCTTATCAAATCCAACCCAAAACTTACAAG TGATGTGAAGGTGCAAATTGAAGCAGAAGACGCGTCTATGATGCAGCAGCTCAAGGCTGAAGATTTT GTCGTTGTGTTGGATGAAAACGGGAAGGATCTTATATCTGAGCAGATAGCTGATCTGATTGGAGACGCTGGCAACACG GGATCATCAAGGCTCACATTTTGTATCGGTGGGCCATATGGTCTTGGGGAGCAAGTACGAGAGCGGGCGGATGCAACAATTAGGCTTTCGTCGCTGGTTTTGAACCACCAAGTTGCTTTAATAGTTCTAATGGAGCAGCTCTACAG GGCATGGACAATCATCAAAGGACAGAAGTATCATCACTAG